From Rutidosis leptorrhynchoides isolate AG116_Rl617_1_P2 chromosome 3, CSIRO_AGI_Rlap_v1, whole genome shotgun sequence, a single genomic window includes:
- the LOC139902468 gene encoding uncharacterized protein: MAPTTKYNKLYAVTSVTHLIPIKLDLEKLNYTYWSTLFSNHCAAFNVLNLLEKTSTSDPLDEETKKVDAVVLGWIYLTISESLLERLLNSQPKTSHDAWEFLKKIFQDNRRSRTIELTAELRNLNMGDLTAD, from the coding sequence ATGGCTCCCACCACTAAATACAACAAGCTATATGCCGTCACTTCTGTCACTCACCTAATCCCAATAAAACTCGACCTAGAGAAACTAAACTACACTTATTGGAGCACACTTTTCTCAAACCATTGTGCTGCCTTTAATGTGCTGAACCTGCTAGAAAAAACCTCCACATCTGATCCCTTAGATGAAGAAACCAAGAAGGTTGATGCCGTTGTGCTTGGTTGGATTTATCTCACAATTTCTGAATCCCTATTAGAACGTCTACTGAATTCGCAACCTAAGACATCACACGATGCTTGGGAATTCTTGAAGAAAATTTTTCAAGACAACCGACGATCCCGTACCATTGAACTCACGGCCGAACTCCGAAACCTAAATATGGGAGACCTCACCGCTGATTAA